The following proteins are co-located in the Acanthochromis polyacanthus isolate Apoly-LR-REF ecotype Palm Island chromosome 7, KAUST_Apoly_ChrSc, whole genome shotgun sequence genome:
- the ndufs4 gene encoding NADH dehydrogenase [ubiquinone] iron-sulfur protein 4, mitochondrial, with translation MAASMSLLGLGRLSAVNVASKMFLNPIRSTSTSTLRLAEKPGQDTQLITVNEKLDITPVTGVPEEHIKTRKVHIFVPTKTAMQSGINSTKKWKMDFDTRERWENPLMGWASTADPLSNMVLTFSSKEDAIAFAEKNGWSYDVTEKRTSKPRVKSYGANFSWDKRTRRSAK, from the exons ATGGCTGCCTCAATGTCACTTCTCGGCTTGGGACGTTTATCTGCGGTCAATGTAGCTTCTAAAATGTTCCTGAACCCGATCAG GTCTACAAGCACATCAACATTGAGGCTGGCAGAGAAACCAGGACAAGACACGCAGCTTATTACAGTTAATGAGAAATTG GACATCACGCCTGTGACGGGGGTTCCTGAGGAACACATCAAAACTCGTAAGGTTCACATCTTTGTCCCGACCAAAACCGCCATGCAGTCGGGAATCAACAGCACCAAAAAGTGGAAGATGGACTTTGACACTAGAGAGCGCTGGGAGAACCCGCTGATGGGCTGGGCCTCAAC GGCCGATCCTCTGTCCAACATGGTGCTCACGTTCTCCTCCAAGGAAGATGCCATTGCTTTTGCCGAGAAAAATG GTTGGAGCTACGATGTAACAGAGAAGAGGACCTCAAAGCCTCGAGTAAAATCCTACGGAGCAAACTTCTCCTGGGACAAGAGGACCAGGAGGTCCGCTAAGTAA
- the fsta gene encoding follistatin-A isoform X2 → MFGMLKHHLHPGIFLLFIWLCHLMEHQKVQAGNCWLQQGKNGRCQVLYMPGMSREECCRSGRLGTSWTEEDVPNSTLFRWMIFNGGAPNCIPCKETCDNVDCGPGKRCKMNRRSKPRCVCAPDCSNITWKGSVCGSDGKTYKDECVLLKAKCKGHPDLDVQYQGKCKKTCRDVLCPGSSTCVVDQTNNAYCVTCNRICPEVTSPEQYLCGNDGIIYASACHLRRATCLLGRSIGVAYEGKCIKAKSCEDIQCSAGKKCLWDARMGRGRCSLCDEACPESRTDEAVCASDNTTYPSECAMKQAACSMGVLLEVKHSGSCNSITEDQEEDEEDEDSDYMAYFHLSSILDG, encoded by the exons ATGTTTGGGATGCTGAAACACCATCTTCACCCGggcatttttctcttgttcatATGGCTTTGTCACCTCATGGAACATCAAAAAGTTCAAG ctgggAACTGCTGGTTACAGCAGGGGAAGAACGGGAGGTGCCAGGTGCTCTACATGCCGGGGATGAGCAGGGAGGAATGCTGCCGGAGTGGAAGACTGGGGACGTCCTGGACCGAGGAGGACGTCCCCAACAGCACGCTCTTTAGGTGGATGATCTTCAATGGCGGAGCCCCCAATTGCATACCTTGCAAAG aAACCTGCGACAATGTTGACTGTGGGCCTGGAAAGAGGTGCAAGATGAACAGGAGAAGTAAGCCGCGCTGCGTGTGCGCGCCAGACTGTTCCAACATCACCTGGAAAGGCTCAGTCTGCGGATCAGATGGGAAGACCTACAAAGACGAATGCGTGCTGCTGAAGGCAAAATGCAAAGGCCACCCCGACCTGGACGTGCAGTACCAAGGAAAATGCAAGA AAACCTGCCGTGACGTCTTGTGCCCCGGCAGCTCCACGTGCGTCGTGGACCAGACAAATAACGCATATTGTGTGACGTGTAATCGGATTTGCCCCGAGGTGACGTCGCCTGAGCAGTACCTGTGTGGAAACGACGGGATCATCTATGCCAGCGCTTGTCACCTGAGGAGAGCTACCTGTCTCCTTGGCAGGTCCATCGGAGTCGCATATGAGGGAAAATGCATCA AGGCTAAGTCATGTGAGGACATCCAGTGCAGCGCGGGGAAGAAGTGTCTGTGGGATGCTCGGATGGGCCGAGGGCGCTGCTCGCTGTGTGATGAGGCCTGTCCGGAGAGTCGGACAGACGAGGCGGTGTGTGCCAGCGACAACACCACATATCCCAGCGAATGTGCCATGAAGCAAGCTGCTTGTTCTATGGGGGTGCTGCTGGAAGTCAAGCACTCGGGATCTTGCAACT CCATTACAGAAGaccaggaggaagatgaggaagatGAGGACTCAGACTACATGGCCTATTTCCATTTATCTTCTATACTGGATGGATAG
- the fsta gene encoding follistatin-A isoform X1: protein MFGMLKHHLHPGIFLLFIWLCHLMEHQKVQAGNCWLQQGKNGRCQVLYMPGMSREECCRSGRLGTSWTEEDVPNSTLFRWMIFNGGAPNCIPCKGGETCDNVDCGPGKRCKMNRRSKPRCVCAPDCSNITWKGSVCGSDGKTYKDECVLLKAKCKGHPDLDVQYQGKCKKTCRDVLCPGSSTCVVDQTNNAYCVTCNRICPEVTSPEQYLCGNDGIIYASACHLRRATCLLGRSIGVAYEGKCIKAKSCEDIQCSAGKKCLWDARMGRGRCSLCDEACPESRTDEAVCASDNTTYPSECAMKQAACSMGVLLEVKHSGSCNSITEDQEEDEEDEDSDYMAYFHLSSILDG, encoded by the exons ATGTTTGGGATGCTGAAACACCATCTTCACCCGggcatttttctcttgttcatATGGCTTTGTCACCTCATGGAACATCAAAAAGTTCAAG ctgggAACTGCTGGTTACAGCAGGGGAAGAACGGGAGGTGCCAGGTGCTCTACATGCCGGGGATGAGCAGGGAGGAATGCTGCCGGAGTGGAAGACTGGGGACGTCCTGGACCGAGGAGGACGTCCCCAACAGCACGCTCTTTAGGTGGATGATCTTCAATGGCGGAGCCCCCAATTGCATACCTTGCAAAGGTGGAG aAACCTGCGACAATGTTGACTGTGGGCCTGGAAAGAGGTGCAAGATGAACAGGAGAAGTAAGCCGCGCTGCGTGTGCGCGCCAGACTGTTCCAACATCACCTGGAAAGGCTCAGTCTGCGGATCAGATGGGAAGACCTACAAAGACGAATGCGTGCTGCTGAAGGCAAAATGCAAAGGCCACCCCGACCTGGACGTGCAGTACCAAGGAAAATGCAAGA AAACCTGCCGTGACGTCTTGTGCCCCGGCAGCTCCACGTGCGTCGTGGACCAGACAAATAACGCATATTGTGTGACGTGTAATCGGATTTGCCCCGAGGTGACGTCGCCTGAGCAGTACCTGTGTGGAAACGACGGGATCATCTATGCCAGCGCTTGTCACCTGAGGAGAGCTACCTGTCTCCTTGGCAGGTCCATCGGAGTCGCATATGAGGGAAAATGCATCA AGGCTAAGTCATGTGAGGACATCCAGTGCAGCGCGGGGAAGAAGTGTCTGTGGGATGCTCGGATGGGCCGAGGGCGCTGCTCGCTGTGTGATGAGGCCTGTCCGGAGAGTCGGACAGACGAGGCGGTGTGTGCCAGCGACAACACCACATATCCCAGCGAATGTGCCATGAAGCAAGCTGCTTGTTCTATGGGGGTGCTGCTGGAAGTCAAGCACTCGGGATCTTGCAACT CCATTACAGAAGaccaggaggaagatgaggaagatGAGGACTCAGACTACATGGCCTATTTCCATTTATCTTCTATACTGGATGGATAG